From the Deltaproteobacteria bacterium genome, the window GGAGTATAGGGTTTCACCCCGTCCAGGACGGGGTGCATCTCGTCCATGAACATGGGGACAAACATGGTCACCGTAGTTCCGATCAGAATCACAATGGTGGCCAACAGAGCAAAAATAACGGGTGATCTGTAAAGTTTTCCAGTCATCTTCACCTCCCCTATGCTGCCGCCACCGGAACATTTTTAGCCCGGCGGACAGTCATGAAAATATTATAGAGAAAAAAGAACATGCCCAAGGTAAAGATAATTCCTCCGACGGTTCGCATCTCCCAGTAGGGATAGTTTCGGGCCAGCGTCTCCACGAAGGTGTACTGGAGGTTTCCTTCGGGAGTCGTTGCCTTCCAGAGCGCGCCCTGCTGTATTCCGGTGATCCACATGGTTATGGAAAAGATCAATTGCCCCACGAGAACCAGCCAGAAGTGGATGTTCGCGATCCCTTCGCTGTAGATCTCGGTATTATAGATCTTGGGAAGGACATAGTAGATCGAGGCCACAGCGGTCAGGGTTACCCATCCCATGGTTCCCATGTGGACATGACCGGGAACCCAGTCGGTAAAGTGGACGAGGGAACTCACCACGCGGATTGCTTGGGTCGGTCCCTGGATCGTCTGGAGTCCGTAGAATGTGATGGCCAAGATAAAGAACTTTGTCAGGTAGTTTGTCCGCATCTTCGACCAGTCGGCCCCTACAGTGTAGTAACCGTTCACCACTGATCCCCAAGAGGGAGCAATGAGAAAGATCGAAAAAGCAATGGCCACGGTCTGGAGCCAATCGGGAACAGGCGTATAGACAAGATGATGCGCACCGGTCCAGACATAGGCGAAGATGAGTGACCAGAAGGCAATGATTGACAGCCGGTGGCTGAAGATTGGGATGCCCGTCGATTTGGGGAGAAAATAGTAGAACATGGCCAGAAAAGGAGTGGTGAAGAGAAAACCGACGGCATTGTGGCCGTACCACCATTCGACATTGGCATCGTTCATCCCGGCAAAGAGGGAATAAGATTTAAACCATCCAGCGGGGACAGCCAGATTGTTGACAATATAGAGGATGGCGATGGCGACAACCGTGGCGATAATATACCAGAGGGAGACGTACATCTGCTTTTCCTTGCGTTTGATGATGGTTCCAAAAATATTGATGGCCAGCATCACCCAGAGAATCACCACCCCGATATCAAGAGGCCACTCCAACTCGGCGTATTCCTTGGACTGGGTCATCCCCAGGAGAAGCGTCACCAGAGCAAGGGCAATCGCTGCATTAAAAAGATAGAGCTGGAAACGGGCCAGCCTAGGAAAGAGGAGCGGCCGTCTCGTCAGACGCATGGTGATATAATAGAAGAGAGCAAAGATCACCCCCACACCCAAGCCGAAAGCCATGATGTTGGTATGAACAGTCCGAATCCGGCCATAGGTAAAAAGTGGCGGGACATTGAAGGCTGGATGCCAGAGCTGAATCGAGATCCAGAGACCGAAGACGATCCCCACGACCCCCCAGAAGATCGAGGAATAGATAAACCCCGCAACTGTCTGGTGGTCATAATCATAGGTGTCGGAAAAAGCCATGATTTCCCTCCTCTTGAATGTAATGAAATTCCCCTGTCAAGTACAGGGCCTCTAAAGTGGTGCCGGGTAAGCCCCGGTTCACTCTCCAACGGGTTTACTAAAAAGATTTACCAACGCTCGCTTTTGTTGTTTTCGGGTTTGTTGTAAATTGTTCAGCAATATTAATCAGTTGAGAGAGGGGTCCATGTTCTACTCCAAAGACCACAAAACCAGCTACTTATTCGATCCTTTCGAGTTCCTGAGGGAAGCAAAGACGCAAGTTGCTTACACAATCCTGGACACATCTCTTCCGGGAGGAGATCCTTCCCGATCTATCCGTAGAGAAACTTGCTCCTTATATCTTGACCAAAAAGGTGTGAACCTCCAAACAACTTCTGTTGCCTGATACGCCATGGAGTATCAGGCCAAGCTTTGAAGTAAAAAACAAGAATACGGTGGCATTTGAGGGCCCCAGGGCGGCCTCGTCTTCGTTACGCTCCCTGCGCCGCACCACAGGGGGCACGCCTCAGTCCCATGCCTTGACGAGACCGCCCTGCAGCCCTCTCGGTACGTCACAGTATTTGCGAACAGGACCACTTAGGCAATACCGCGCGTATTTGGTTCTCATTCAGGGAACGGGAAAGCATCCAGTCCTGTTGCTCTTGAAGAATGCAGCAGGTTGTCAAAGGTATAGGATTTCAGTTGTTCTTTCACCACTTCCTGAATTGCCAACCAGACGGGATGGACTGTACAGAACGGGCTTCGATGGCATCCCCGCTCCTTAATGACACAGTCGTTGAGTCCCACGCCCCCATCTTCGATGCAGTTGATTACATCGTAGAGTGAGATCTCTGCCGGTTTTTTGAGGAGATGCACCCCACCACCCACGCCCCGGCTCGATTCTACCAGTTTTTCCCTCGCCAGTTTCTGGACAATCTTCGGGAGAAAACTGGAAGGAATTTCCATCGTCCCGGCGATCTCTGCGACCGAGGCTTTGGTCTCCGGCCTGCCGGAAAGGAAAAGAACGCAACGAACTGCATAGTCTGTCTCACGTGTGATCCGCATAATTAAAGAGTAAATTACTCCTGTTTGAGGGAGGTGTCAACCCTTTTTTCAGGCGATCGTAATAAAATCTTTAACAACAACCCAAGACCCTACGATTACAGGGAGAAAGAATATGCTTATGAAGCATACCATACGGAAAGCAGGCCTGACTCGGAGCACCGAAAGCCATTACTGCAACCGAGCACCATCATCTATTGGCCCGTATCTTTTTATAAGATGTTCAGAAGCAAAAAATGGACCTTCTGGATAATTTTAAATAGTTGAGGAATACTCGTCCAGCCATGCACAGACCTGTCGGGATAATTTCTGCAGGGATATGGAAGGTTCTTTCCGGATCCGTGTGCCGATCCGGTGTTACGCGTGTGCCAAAATCAGCTGCCCAAAGGGGGGCATCAAAGCGATGTTCTTTGGGCGTCGATTCTTTACTTTCACCCGAAATAGAGGTGTACCCGGTCTCCCCGGAGGATTCCGGTCTTCTCCTGGGCGCTTCCCATGAAACAGAAGATCTCCATCAGATCAAAGCTGTTAAGGATGATTCCGGGAGCGTCGGTCCGGTTCTCCGCATAGGATTGATAGAACCCGCGAAACTTTTTGCCGCCGATCTCGACAACAAAATCCTGATTCTCGAAGGCCTCCAGATGTTGCCGCTGAATATTGGTAATCAGGTTGCCGAAACGATCCACATGAATCACCTCTCCCCGCAACCGATCTTCGCTGATCAGCAACTGGGGGATGTTCAACTGTTTGTAGTCGGAGATTTCCGGCCCCATCTTTTCCCGGCTCACCCCTCGGGAGAGCCAGGCCGCAACGGGGGCGAAGATATCCCGGCCGTGGAACGTCCGGCTGACCGGCTTTCGCATATACCTGTCCGCTGTAATCTCCCGTACCGTACACCTTCCAGCGTCGGCAAAAAGGAGGGAAAGCGCTCCGTTATCCGGGGCCAGAAAAATGGAATTCTCCCATTCCACGAGAAGCGGCCGCCTTCCCGTTCCGACACCGGGATCGACCACAACGAGATGAATCGTCCCTTCGGGAAAGTATCGACAGGAACAGGAGAGTGTGTAAAGAGCCTCTTCCACATTGTGTCGCTCAATCTCATGGGTCAGGTCAACGATCCGGACCTCTGGATTGACGGCCAGGATCACTCCCTTCATGATGCCCACAAAGGGGTCCCGGTATCCGAAATCGGTAATCAGTGTAATGGTTGGGATCGTCGTTTCCGTCATTCTTCCCTCCTGCGGTTTGGGGATCGAACTTACGGTGTACCATTCTCCCTCTACAGAGTCAAGCCGCCGATCTCTTTACGGAGTTTTTCGAGAAACACATAAGAGCGGATTTCCCGGCCGAGAAGGTTCCGGAAATAGAGATGGAGCAACTCCCGCAGCTCCCTGTTCAACTTCCGTTCCAGTCGTATATGTCCAAGACGTTCTTCCGTCAGAGTGAGGACCTCCTCCCAGAAGCGAAGGCACCCGCGGGAGAGCGCGGTTCCCTCGTCGGTGCGCCCCCGACACTTCCGGCAGAGAATTCCCCCCTGACGGAGGGAAAACCGAAAGGGCTCCGTCCCGCCGCCGCATTGCACACAGGCATTCATCTTTGGGGCGAAACCCGCCAGCACAAGCAGCCGGATTTCGAAAATCCGGAGAATCGGTTCCGTTTCAACGACTTCCTGCAGACGGTTCAGGGTCTGCAAAAGAAGCTGAAAAATTTCCGGTGCAGCCTCCCGTTCAGGTAAAAGGCCCAGTACAAGCTCCGCCAGATATTGACCGGAAGCAGAACGAAAAAGGTCCTCCCGGACCCTTCTGAAGGAATGGAGAATGTCGAAATGATTGATGTTGACCAGGTTTTTCTCTTCCCGGTCGAAGTAGATGAGCGTACCGTGCGTAAGCGTCTCCAGGGCGGGTCCGAAACGGCTTTTGAGGCGCCGGGCGCCCCGAGCCAGACCGGCCAGTTTGCCGTGGTCCGGTGTCAGGAAGGTTACGATCCGGTCGGCATCCCGGTAATCAATCTTCCGAAGGACAATCGATTCCGAAGAGTAGAGGGGCATATCTTCCTGTCCGTTGGGGGGGGCGATGCCGCTGTGCTATCCGATCGGCATCAGGGCCGTGGCAATCGAAAAATAGATCAGGATTCCCACCAGGTCGGTAGAGGTCGTCACAAAAGGATTCGTGGCCACCGCCGGATCGATCCCTAATTTTTTAAAAATCATCGGATAAAGAACACCAATGGTTACGGCGAAGAGCATGGAGGCGCAGATCGAAAGCCCGACCACCAGTCCCAGCAATGGGGACGAATGGTAGAAAATATAGGTAAAGATCCCGAGGAGGTTGCCGTAAACAAACCCCAGAAGGAGCCCGACGCGGACCTCCTTGAAGATCACCGGCAGGAGATTATCGAGCCCGATCCGACCGAGGGCCATTCCACGAACGACAATAACGGCGCTCTGCCCGCCGATGTTCCCTCCCATCCCGAGGATGACCGGGATAAATGCCGCCAGTGCAATGACCTTGTTCATCGAATTCTGAAAAGAGGCGATCAGATAGGAATTCACAACCCCGGCAACCAGGGTCGCCGTCAGCCAGGGAAAGCGGAGACGGGCGATCTTGAAAGAAGACTTGCTCGTAATCTCTTCATCGTCGGTCCCGGCCATTTTGTAGAGATCTTCCGTCGCCTCTTCCCGGATAACGCCAATAACGTCGTCGACGGTTACGACCCCCTGGAGCCGATGGGCCTCGTCCACCACGGGAATGGCCAGCAGATCGTATTTTTCCACCTCCCGGGCGACCTCTTCCTGGTCGGTGTCCACCGTCACATAGACGACATCGGAATTCATAATCTCCCGCACCGTCTGATCGGGAGTCCCGACAATCAACTGCCGAAGGGAGATGACACCCAACAGGTGCTGATGGCGGTCAACAACATAGAGGTAGAACACCATCTCGAAATCTTCCGCCCGGCGGACCTCTTCAACCGCATCGCCGACGGTCATATCTTCATAAACATGAAAAACGTCGGTCGTCATGATCCCGCCGGCGGTATCCTCGTCGTAGTCGAGGAGCTTTTTGACGTCGGCGACCCCGTCCTCGTTCTTCATGAGGTCAAGAATTTCCTGGGCCTTCTCCTCTTCAAGGGACCCGAGCAGGTCGGCGGCATCGTCCGACTCCATCTCCTGGACAATCTCCGAAGTCTCCTGCGGATTGAGATCGGCCACAAGTTCATCCCAGAGCGCTTCTCCCATTTCACTTACCACATCGGCCGCCAGGATCTCATTGGCCCGGACGATGTTAAAGAGCTTCTTCTTTTCCTCCAGCGAGATATGCCGGAAAAGATGGGCGATATCGGCCGGATGGGTCTGTTCAAGGATCCGGAGGATATTCAGATTTGCATTCCGTTCCAGATAGCGCCGGATCGACCGTAATGTAATTTCAAATTTCTTCGTATGCATGCTCTACTCAAAAAAAAGAGATCGTCTCTACTCGTATCCCAGTTCCCGGAGCATCCTGACCTGACTGCGCCAGTCTTTCCGGACCTTGACCCAGAGACGCAGAAAGACCTGGGAGCCCAGGAGCGATTCGACCTCCGGACGGACGAGGGAACCGATTGCCCGCAACATCCGCCCCCCCTTCCCGATCAGAATCCCTTTCTGTGAATCCTTTTCCACATAGATGACGGCATCCACATCGACCAGTTTTCCGGAAGGACGGGCCTTGACCTGTTCAACCCGGACGGCCACGGAATGCGGGATCTCCTTCTCGGTCCGGAAAATGATTTTCTCTCGAATCATCTCGGCGATCATAAAACGTTTGGAAACATCGGTCAGGCTCTCTTCCGGAAAATAGGGAGGTCCTTCCGGCAACGCATCCGCAATCACCTCTTCGAGACGATCGACGCCGTCCCCGGTCAGCGCCGAAATCGGCACAACCTCCTGGAAACTCAGTTTTTCCCGGTACGCGGAAATCAGGGGAAGAATCCGCTCCTTTTGTATCGTATCTATCTTGTTTATAATCAAATAGATCGGCCTACTTACCTCATGTAATCTATGCAGTATGAAATCGCCCTGTTCAAGAAACCTGATCTCCGGTTCTACGAGAAAGAAAATCAAATCCGCATCTTTCAGAGCGGCAAGAGCCGTCTGAACCATCCTCTCGTTTAAGCGACGTTTCGCCTTGTGAATTCCCGGCGTATCGAGAAAAAGAACCTGGTACCGGTCCGTCGTCCTGATCCCCAGGATACTGTTCCGCGTGGTCTGGGGTTTGTCGGTCACGATGGAAATTTTCTCCCCGATAATCCGGTTCATCAGGGTCGATTTCCCCACATTCGGCCGCCCGATCAGGGCCACGTAGCCCGAACGGAACACATTTTTTGTTTCATACGACGCCATCATCACCCCGCCGTTCAGAATAATCCCTTCAGACGCACCAAGTCCGACGTGCAACAATCTAACAGATGCATCGTAAGAGGTCAATCTCGCAAATTCTTCAGAAGAGTTCGAGCTGATTTCGCTGGATCTCGGGGAAGCGGATGGCATACTTCCCGGAGAAGCAGGCCAGGCAATATCCGTCCGCCTGATCAGGAACGGCCTCCATCATCTTTTCTACACTGAGGTAGCCCAGGGAATCGGCCGTAATATAGCGGCGGATGTCCTCCACGGTATGGGAGGAGGCGATCAACTCTTTCCGCGTGGGAGTGTCGATCCCGTAGAAGCAGGGATGAGTGGTCGGGGGGGAACTGACCCGCATGTGAACCTCCCGGGCCCCCGCATCCCGCACCATCTTGACGATCTTCCGGCTGGTGGTCCCCCGAACGATGGAGTCATCCACAAGGATAACCCGTTTCCCTTGCAGGGCTTCCCGGACGGGGTTCAGCTTCAGTTTGACGCCGAAATGGCGGATGGCGTGCTCCGGTTCGATAAAGGTCCGACCGACATAGTGGTTCCGGATCAGGGCCGGTTCAAAGGGAATCCCCGATTCTTCGGCATAACCGAGGGAGGGGGGCATTCCGGAATCGGGAACGGGAACCACCACGTCGGCCTCGACGGGATGTTCCCGGGCCAGCGCACGGCCGAAATTCATCCGGACGGTATTGACCGTATTTCCGAAGATTACACTGTCGGGACGGGCAAAATAGACATGCTCGAAGATGCAGGCCTTCCGTTCCTTCCGGGGAAAGGGAAAACTGGAATGAGCTCCTTCGTTATTCACGATCAGCATCTCCCCCGGTTTGATTTCCCGCAGATATTCCGCTTCGATCAGGTCGAAGGCACAGGTCTCCGAGGCAACCACATAGGCTTCATCCATCTTCCCCAGGACCAGGGGTCGAATCCCACGGGGATCCCGGACGGCGATCATCTCCTTTTCATTCATAAAAAGCATGGAATAGGCCCCTTTGACCCGGTTCAAGGCATCAACGATCCGGTCCGCGAGGGTTGCATACTTGGAGACGGCAATGAGGTGAACGACCACCTCCGTGTCGCTGGTCGTATGAAAGATGGAGCCGTAGGCCTCCAACTGGTCCTTGATATACTGCGCATTCAGCAGGTTCCCGTTATGGGCGACACTCATCTGCCCCAGGGAGTAGTTGACCAGAAGGGGTTGGACATTCTTCAGTAGGCTCTCGCCTGCGGTGGAGTAACGATTGTGCCCCATGGCAGCTCTTCCCGAAAGCCGGTTCAGGCGCTCCCGGGTAAAGATCTCGGAAACCAACCCCATCCCCCGTTCAATACGGATCTTCTTCCCATCGGAGGTGACGATGCCGGCGCCCTCCTGGCCGCGATGCTGCAGGGCATGCAGTCCAAGATAGGCCAGCTTCGAGGCTTCGGGATGATTAAAGATCCCGATGACACCGCATTCTTCGTGAAACTTGTCGAACGGCATGGAGGGTTCCTTTTTATACGGTTGCATCATGGATCATCTGATACCGGATGGCACTACGATGGATTTTTCGGAGGGTTTCAACCGGCCATTGGAAGGTCCGTCCCTGCAGGTCGATCGAAAGGTCCACCCCTCCGACCAGCCCCAGGAAGGTCACGGGGGCGCCGATCCGGTTGGCAATCTCCTTGAAGGTATCGAGGTACTTGTCTTCGATACTGACCACGATGCGGGACTGGCTCTCCCCGAAGAGGAGGACATCGGGACGGAGATCGTCATCCAGGGAAACCCGGGCACCGATATGGGGTCCTGAGCCGGTCAGACAACATTCGGCCAGGGCCACGGCAAGCCCCCCTTCGGAACAGTCATGCGCGGAACGAAGCAGACCCGCTTCACAGGCCTTCAGCACCGTTTCCTGCACCGTTCGCTCTTTCTCCAGGTCGAGGACCGGCGGCGGCCCGCTGACTTGTCCATGCATGACTTCAAGATACTTCGAGCCGCCCAACTCCTCGAGGGTCTCGCCCACGAGCAGGATCGCATCTCCTTCTTGTTTGAACCATTGCGTCATGTGTCGATGCACATCCTCAATCAGCCCCACCATCCCGACGGTCGGCGTCGGCCAGATCGCCTCTCCCTTCGTTTCATTGTAGAAACTGACGTTCCCGCTCACCACCGGCGTCCCCAGTGCCCGGCAGGCGGCGCTCATCCCCTCCACGGCCTGCACAAACTGCCACATGATCTCCGGCTTCTCGGGATTGCCGAAATTCAGGCAGTCCGTGATGGCCATCGGACGGGCCCCGGCGCAGACCACATTCCGGGCCGCTTCGGCCACGGCGGCCATCCCGCCGACATAGGGATCAAGATAGCAATAGCGACCGTTGCAGTCGGTGGAGACGGCGATCCCTTTCTTCGTCCCCTTCACCCGGATGACGGCGGCGTCGGAGCCGGGAAGGACGATGGTATTGGTCCGGACCATGTGATCGTACTGCTCGAAGACCCACTCCTTGTCGGCGATGTCGTGGTCGCCCAGGAGGATCGGGAGGATTTCCTGAAGGTCCACGGGAACGGAGATCAAATCAAGATCGAGGATGCGCCGCTCACGCTGCGTCTCCGATTCTCCATGGGGCCGGTCGTATATCGGCGCCTGCTGCGCGATCTTAAGAGCCGGGATCTCGGCGACCTGTTTCCCGCCGTCGAGGATGCGCAGCATACCGTCATCCGTCACGCGGCCGATGGTGACGGCCTCTAGGTCCCACTTTTTGAAGATTTCATGGATCGCCTCTTCATTTTCTTTTTCGGCCACGAGGAGCATTCTCTCCTGCGATTCGGAGAGCATGATCTCGTAGGGGATCATCCCCTCTTCCCGGCGGGGCACAAGCGACAGGTCGAGTTCCACCCCCGTCCCGGCCCGGCCGGCCATCTCGCAGGAGGAACTGGTCAGACCCGCTCCTCCCATGTCCTGGATACCGACGAGGAGATCCTTTTTCATGACCTCAAGACAGGCCTCAAGGAGCAGTTTCTCCATGAAGGGGTCGCCGACCTGGACGGTCGGTTTCTTCTGTTCCGAATCATCGACGAACTCCTCCGAGGCCATGGTCACCCCGTGGATGCCGTCCCGGCCGGTCCTGGATCCGACGTAGATCACCACGTTCCCGGGTCCGGAGGCATACCCCCGGAAGATCCCGTCCGATGCGGCGATCCCCAGCGTAAAGGCGTTGACGAGGCAGTTGCCGTTATAGCAGTCGGAGAAACAGATCTCCCCGCCGATCGTGGGAACCCCCATGCAGTTGCCATATCCGGCTATTCCGTCGACGACGCCGTCCAATAAATATTGGTTATGGGGTTCCGTCAGTTTTCCGAAACGGAGGGAATTCATGTTCGCCACGGGGCGCGCCCCCATGGTGAAGACGTCCCGCATGATCCCGCCGACACCGGTAGCGGCCCCCTGGTAAGGTTCAATGAAGGATGGGTGGTTATGGCTTTCCATTTTGAAGACCGCGGCGAGACCATCTCCGATATCGATGACGCCCGCATTCTCGCCCGGTCCTTCGATCACGTAAGGGGCTTCGGTCGGAAACTTCTTCAGGTGGAGACGGGAACTCTTGTAACTACAGTGTTCGCTCCACATCACGGAAAAAATCCCCAATTCCGTAAAGGTCGGCTTCCTTCCGAGGATCGACAGGATCCGCTCGTACTCCTCCGGAGAGAGTCCATGCTGCTGAACGATTTCTTCCGTGATGACAGGTTCCTGCATGACCGTTCCTTTGTTCCGGCGTTGTAAAAAGTCCGCCTGCGATCTTACTGAACGTGATGGAGGATCGACTCGAAAATTCCTCTTCCGTCTTCGTTGCCGAGAATCGCTTCGGCGCACCGTTCCGGGTGCGGCATCATCCCGAGGACATTCCGCTTCTCATTAACGATCCCGGCGATGTTCTCCCTGGAACCGTTGGGGTTGGCCGATGCATCGGTTTTTCCGTACGGATCGCTGTAACGGAAAAGGACACGGTCCTCTTCGTTCAACCGGGCCAGGGTTTCCGCATCGGCGTAATAGTTGCCGTCGGCATGGGCAATGGGAATCCGGAGGACCTCACCCGCCTCAAGTTGATTCGTAAAAGGAGTTTCTGAGCTTTCCGTACGTAACCATACGTCTTTACAGATAAATTTAAGGGATTCATTTCGCTTCATTGCGCCGGGAAGAAGGCCCGACTCCAGCAGGATCTGGAATCCGTTGCAGATCCCGAAGACCAGCCCGCCCCCTTCCGCAAAGTCCCGGACCGCCTTCATGACCGGCGAAAACTTTGCAATCGCCCCGGTACGCAGATAGTCTCCGTAGGAGAACCCTCCGGGGAGGATCAGACAGTCGATTCCGGTGATCTTCTCCTCCTTGTGCCAGATGAATTCCGCTTCCCCGCCCAGGACGTGCCGGGTCACATGATAGCAGTCGTGATCACAGTTGGAGCCGGGAAATACCACGATGCCGAATCTCATGCCTCGATCTCCACCCGGTAATCTTCGATCACGGTATTGGCGAGAAGCTTCTCGCACATCGAGTGTACGGCCTTCTCCGCATCTGCTGCGGACATCTCCCCGAGAGAGACCTCCATGTATTTACCGATCCGGACCTCCTGCACCCCCTCAAATCCGAGATTATCGAGGGCGTGCTTGACGGTCTTCCCCTGGGGATCAAGAACCCCCTCTTTCAGTGTCACATAGACCCTGGCCTTCAGCATCATTCGCCCCCTTCGCAGACAATCCCGCAGATCTCATTGTAGGCTTCTTCGACTCCGCCCAGGTCACGACGGAAACGGTCCTTGTCCATTTTCTTCAGGGTCTCCTTCTCCCAGAGCCGCATGGTATCCTGACAGATTTCATCGCCGAGGAGGATCTCTCCATGATGGCGCCCGAACTCAATCTTGAAATCAACGAGGATAAACCCCTTTTCATCGAAAAACCCGGAGAGCGTCGCATTCACCTTTTCCGTGTAACCGATGAGAAGGTCGATCTCCTCCCGTGCAGCCCAGCCGAGGGCCAGAACATGTTCGACCGTGATCAGCGGATCCCCCAGGTCATCGTTTTTGTAGGAAAATTCGATGACCGGCTGTTTCAGGAGGGTCCCCTCCTCCAGGCCGTACCGCCTTGCCATCGTGCCGGCCACCCGGTTACGAACGATCACCTCCAGGGGGAGGATCTCGAGACGTTTGACCAGCATCTCTCGATCGTTCAGCCGTTTCACAAAGTGGGTTTTGACCCCGGCCGCCTCGACCCGGCGGAAAAGCGCCTCGGAAATTTTGTTGTTTACGACACCTTTGTTGACGATGGTGCCCCGTTTCTGATTATTGAAGGCCGTGGCGTCATCCTTGAAATACTGGATCAGGTAATCGGGATCCTCCGTCTCGTAGAGGATCTTGGCCTTCCCTTCGTAGAGTTTCGCTCCCTTTTCCATTTGGTCTGCTCCCATCACGGACGTCCCGGAGACCGCCTGTCTTACTCCCCGAAGACCCGCTGAAAGATCGTATCCACATGGCGCAGGTAGAACTGCAGGTCGAAGCAGCCTTCGATCTCCTGCGCGTCAAGATGCTTCCTGACCCCCTCGTCGGAGAGAAGCAGGGCCTTGAAGTCCTCCCCTTCGTTCCAGGCCCGCATGGCGTTCCGCTGCACCAGGGCATAAGACTCCTCCCGCGAAACCCCCTTCGAGGCAAGGGCCAGAAGAACCCGCTGGGAAAAGACAAGCCCCCGTGTCCGCCCGATGTTCTCCTGCATCCGCTCCGGGTAGACGATCAGGTTTTCCACAACGCCGCAGAGCCGGTTCAGCATGTAATCGATCAGGATCGTACTGTCGGGGAAGATCACCCTCTCGACCGAAGAGTGGCTGATATCCCGCTCATGCCAGAGGGCGTTGTTCTCCATCGCAGCCAATGCATTGGAGCGGATCACACGGGCCAGCCCGCAGAGATTTTCCGAGGCGATCGGATTTCTCTTGTGCGGCATGGCGGAGGACCCTTTCTGTCCCTTCGAGAAATACTCTTCCGCCTCTCCAACCTCCGTCCGCTGGAGATGCCGGATCTCGAGGGCGATTTTTTCGATCATGGTGGCGATCAGCGCAAGGGCGTTCATATATTCGGCATGACGGTCCCGCTGGATGACCTGCGTGCTGACCCCGGCCGGTTTCAGCCCCGCCTTCTCGCAGACGTAGGCCTCAACGTCCGGGTCGATCTGGGCGAAGTTCCCCACGGCGCCGGAGATCATTCCGTAGGAGATGTTTTCCACGGCATGGTCGAAACGGCGGAGATTCCGCCCCGCCTCTTCATACCAGAGCGCCGGCTT encodes:
- the purL gene encoding phosphoribosylformylglycinamidine synthase subunit PurL yields the protein MQEPVITEEIVQQHGLSPEEYERILSILGRKPTFTELGIFSVMWSEHCSYKSSRLHLKKFPTEAPYVIEGPGENAGVIDIGDGLAAVFKMESHNHPSFIEPYQGAATGVGGIMRDVFTMGARPVANMNSLRFGKLTEPHNQYLLDGVVDGIAGYGNCMGVPTIGGEICFSDCYNGNCLVNAFTLGIAASDGIFRGYASGPGNVVIYVGSRTGRDGIHGVTMASEEFVDDSEQKKPTVQVGDPFMEKLLLEACLEVMKKDLLVGIQDMGGAGLTSSSCEMAGRAGTGVELDLSLVPRREEGMIPYEIMLSESQERMLLVAEKENEEAIHEIFKKWDLEAVTIGRVTDDGMLRILDGGKQVAEIPALKIAQQAPIYDRPHGESETQRERRILDLDLISVPVDLQEILPILLGDHDIADKEWVFEQYDHMVRTNTIVLPGSDAAVIRVKGTKKGIAVSTDCNGRYCYLDPYVGGMAAVAEAARNVVCAGARPMAITDCLNFGNPEKPEIMWQFVQAVEGMSAACRALGTPVVSGNVSFYNETKGEAIWPTPTVGMVGLIEDVHRHMTQWFKQEGDAILLVGETLEELGGSKYLEVMHGQVSGPPPVLDLEKERTVQETVLKACEAGLLRSAHDCSEGGLAVALAECCLTGSGPHIGARVSLDDDLRPDVLLFGESQSRIVVSIEDKYLDTFKEIANRIGAPVTFLGLVGGVDLSIDLQGRTFQWPVETLRKIHRSAIRYQMIHDATV
- a CDS encoding adenylosuccinate lyase; protein product: MIDRYARPEMSKIWVLQNKYAKWLEVELLACEAHAKQGRIPQEAMERIRKKASFDVDRILEIEKTVKHDVIAFLTSVAEYIGDDSAYMHMGMTSSDILDTGFALQIREASQIIRQDLTRLRDILKRRALEHKDTVQIGRSHGIHAEPTSFGLKPALWYEEAGRNLRRFDHAVENISYGMISGAVGNFAQIDPDVEAYVCEKAGLKPAGVSTQVIQRDRHAEYMNALALIATMIEKIALEIRHLQRTEVGEAEEYFSKGQKGSSAMPHKRNPIASENLCGLARVIRSNALAAMENNALWHERDISHSSVERVIFPDSTILIDYMLNRLCGVVENLIVYPERMQENIGRTRGLVFSQRVLLALASKGVSREESYALVQRNAMRAWNEGEDFKALLLSDEGVRKHLDAQEIEGCFDLQFYLRHVDTIFQRVFGE
- the purQ gene encoding phosphoribosylformylglycinamidine synthase subunit PurQ, with protein sequence MRFGIVVFPGSNCDHDCYHVTRHVLGGEAEFIWHKEEKITGIDCLILPGGFSYGDYLRTGAIAKFSPVMKAVRDFAEGGGLVFGICNGFQILLESGLLPGAMKRNESLKFICKDVWLRTESSETPFTNQLEAGEVLRIPIAHADGNYYADAETLARLNEEDRVLFRYSDPYGKTDASANPNGSRENIAGIVNEKRNVLGMMPHPERCAEAILGNEDGRGIFESILHHVQ
- a CDS encoding phosphoribosylaminoimidazolesuccinocarboxamide synthase, yielding MEKGAKLYEGKAKILYETEDPDYLIQYFKDDATAFNNQKRGTIVNKGVVNNKISEALFRRVEAAGVKTHFVKRLNDREMLVKRLEILPLEVIVRNRVAGTMARRYGLEEGTLLKQPVIEFSYKNDDLGDPLITVEHVLALGWAAREEIDLLIGYTEKVNATLSGFFDEKGFILVDFKIEFGRHHGEILLGDEICQDTMRLWEKETLKKMDKDRFRRDLGGVEEAYNEICGIVCEGGE
- the purS gene encoding phosphoribosylformylglycinamidine synthase subunit PurS, which produces MKARVYVTLKEGVLDPQGKTVKHALDNLGFEGVQEVRIGKYMEVSLGEMSAADAEKAVHSMCEKLLANTVIEDYRVEIEA